Proteins from one Halovivax limisalsi genomic window:
- a CDS encoding histone deacetylase family protein, translating into MRFGYSETCLKHDPGPRHPETPDRLDAIRSRLARAHGVEYVEADAVAVATLEAVHDADYVEDFRTFCADGGGSWDPDTTAVKETWDATLRAAGLACWAAEAARSGPGGRKTPFAIGRPPGHHAVVDDAMGFCFVNNVAVAAQHAIDEGLAERVAIVDWDVHHGNGTQDIFFDRGDVFFASIHEEGLYPGTGAADDIGEGAGSGTTMNVPMPASATDAAYVAAFDDVLDPALADFDPDLVLVSAGFDAHRHDPISRVRLTTEGYALMTDRARRIADAADAGLGFVLEGGYSLEVLADSVAAVHETFDGRDPIEPDDEIDDAVESVLDEVAAAHDIER; encoded by the coding sequence ATGCGCTTCGGGTACAGCGAAACGTGTCTGAAACACGACCCGGGTCCGCGCCATCCGGAGACGCCGGACCGGCTCGACGCCATCCGCTCGCGACTGGCGCGGGCCCACGGCGTCGAGTACGTCGAGGCCGACGCCGTCGCGGTCGCGACGCTCGAAGCGGTCCACGACGCCGACTACGTCGAGGACTTTCGCACCTTCTGCGCCGACGGCGGCGGGAGCTGGGACCCGGACACCACGGCGGTGAAGGAGACCTGGGACGCGACGCTGCGGGCCGCCGGCCTCGCCTGCTGGGCGGCCGAAGCGGCCCGTTCCGGGCCGGGCGGGCGAAAGACCCCGTTCGCGATCGGCCGGCCGCCGGGTCACCACGCCGTGGTCGACGACGCCATGGGGTTTTGCTTCGTCAACAACGTCGCCGTCGCCGCCCAGCACGCGATCGACGAGGGGCTGGCCGAACGCGTCGCGATCGTCGACTGGGACGTCCACCACGGCAACGGGACGCAGGATATCTTCTTCGACCGCGGCGACGTCTTCTTCGCCTCGATCCACGAGGAGGGGCTCTACCCCGGCACCGGGGCGGCCGACGACATCGGCGAGGGAGCTGGATCGGGGACGACGATGAACGTGCCGATGCCCGCCTCGGCGACGGACGCCGCCTACGTGGCCGCGTTCGACGACGTGCTCGACCCCGCGCTCGCCGACTTCGACCCCGATCTGGTGCTCGTCAGCGCGGGGTTCGACGCCCATCGTCACGACCCGATCTCGCGCGTGCGGCTGACGACCGAGGGCTACGCGCTCATGACCGATCGCGCGCGACGGATCGCCGACGCGGCCGACGCCGGGCTGGGATTCGTCCTCGAAGGCGGCTACAGCCTCGAAGTGCTCGCTGACAGCGTCGCCGCCGTCCACGAGACCTTCGACGGACGCGACCCGATCGAACCGGACGACGAGATCGACGACGCGGTCGAGTCGGTGCTCGACGAGGTTGCCGCCGCACACGACATCGAGCGCTAG
- a CDS encoding histone family protein, with protein MNVELPFAPVDTVIRRNAGDLRVSADAAEELARRIQRHGARLAQDAAERADADGRKTLMAADFGVETVIDADELTLPIAPVDRIARLDIDDRYRVSMDARIALADILEDFADNVARGAAILAHHADRRTIIDDDVETYFALFE; from the coding sequence ATGAACGTCGAGTTGCCGTTCGCGCCCGTCGACACGGTCATCCGGCGAAACGCGGGTGACCTCCGGGTGAGCGCCGACGCCGCGGAGGAACTCGCCCGGCGGATCCAGCGCCACGGGGCGCGGCTGGCTCAGGATGCAGCCGAGCGCGCCGACGCCGACGGGCGAAAGACGCTGATGGCGGCCGACTTCGGCGTCGAGACGGTGATCGACGCCGACGAACTCACGCTGCCGATCGCGCCGGTCGACCGGATCGCCCGCCTCGACATCGACGACCGGTATCGCGTCTCGATGGACGCCCGCATCGCGCTCGCGGATATCCTCGAGGACTTCGCCGACAACGTCGCCCGTGGCGCGGCCATCCTCGCCCATCACGCCGACAGACGAACGATCATCGACGACGACGTCGAGACCTACTTCGCCCTGTTCGAGTGA
- a CDS encoding single-stranded DNA binding protein codes for MSDIEGIYEDLEADVSLEEFREAVAAKVEQMGGLADEETAAMLVAHEVGESEVGGIADIEPGMEEVKFVAKVTSVGELRTFEREGEDEDGRVVNVDVADETGAIRITFWDERAAAAVEEIEAGEVLRIKGRPKDGYNGVEVNVDEAQPDDETEIEVSLSDTHTVEDLSLGLSDVTLVGKVLETDAVRTFDRDDGSEGKVSNLTLGDETGRVRVTLWDEQAALATEIDAGETVEVVDGYVRERDGDLELHVGNQGTVEVVDADVEYVPDATPIADVEIDQTVDLKGVVRSADPVRTFDRDDGSEGQVRNIRVQDATGDIRVALWGDKADVDLGPGDEVALADVEIQDGWQDDLEASAGWRSTISVLESADEASDDGGTADSPGLSSFAGDGAAGAADGGEAEASDDEAEQSGDTVDAGPADGTTEPAVSDPAAAGPEAGEHVEFTGVVVQAGDPIILDDGETTMRVESGTDVTLGEEVTARGVVEDDRLDADELF; via the coding sequence ATGAGCGACATCGAGGGGATCTACGAAGATCTCGAGGCGGACGTCTCCCTCGAGGAGTTTCGCGAGGCCGTCGCGGCCAAGGTCGAGCAGATGGGCGGCCTCGCGGACGAGGAGACCGCGGCGATGCTCGTCGCCCACGAGGTGGGCGAGAGCGAGGTCGGGGGGATCGCGGACATCGAACCCGGCATGGAGGAGGTGAAGTTCGTCGCGAAGGTGACGAGCGTCGGCGAGCTCCGGACGTTCGAACGCGAGGGCGAGGACGAGGACGGGCGCGTCGTCAACGTCGACGTCGCGGACGAGACGGGAGCGATCCGGATCACCTTCTGGGACGAGCGCGCCGCCGCGGCCGTCGAGGAGATCGAGGCGGGCGAGGTCCTGCGGATCAAGGGCCGGCCGAAGGACGGCTACAACGGCGTCGAGGTCAACGTCGACGAGGCCCAGCCGGACGACGAGACGGAGATCGAGGTCTCCCTCTCGGATACGCACACGGTCGAGGACCTCTCGCTCGGCCTCTCGGACGTCACACTCGTCGGTAAAGTGCTCGAAACCGACGCCGTCCGGACGTTCGACCGCGACGACGGCTCCGAGGGGAAGGTCTCGAATCTCACCCTCGGCGACGAGACCGGCCGCGTCCGGGTGACGCTCTGGGACGAGCAGGCGGCCCTCGCGACCGAGATCGACGCCGGCGAGACCGTCGAGGTCGTCGACGGCTACGTCCGCGAGCGCGACGGCGATCTCGAACTCCACGTCGGCAACCAGGGCACCGTCGAGGTCGTCGACGCGGACGTCGAATACGTCCCGGACGCGACGCCGATCGCGGACGTCGAGATCGACCAGACGGTCGACCTCAAAGGCGTCGTCCGCTCGGCCGACCCCGTCCGGACGTTCGATCGCGACGACGGCTCCGAAGGCCAGGTGCGAAACATCCGCGTCCAGGACGCGACGGGCGACATCCGCGTCGCCCTCTGGGGCGATAAAGCGGACGTCGACCTCGGTCCGGGCGACGAGGTCGCGCTGGCCGACGTCGAGATCCAGGACGGCTGGCAGGACGACCTCGAGGCGTCGGCCGGCTGGCGCTCGACCATCTCGGTGCTCGAGTCGGCCGACGAGGCGAGCGACGACGGTGGGACGGCCGACTCGCCGGGTCTCTCGTCGTTCGCCGGCGACGGCGCCGCGGGGGCGGCCGACGGCGGCGAGGCGGAGGCGTCGGACGACGAAGCGGAGCAGTCCGGCGATACCGTCGATGCGGGGCCGGCTGACGGGACGACCGAACCCGCCGTGTCGGACCCCGCGGCCGCCGGACCGGAGGCGGGCGAGCACGTCGAGTTCACCGGCGTCGTCGTCCAGGCCGGCGATCCGATCATCCTCGACGACGGCGAGACGACGATGCGCGTCGAGTCGGGCACCGACGTCACCCTCGGCGAGGAAGTGACCGCCCGCGGCGTCGTCGAGGACGACCGCCTCGACGCCGACGAACTGTTTTGA
- a CDS encoding amino acid transporter codes for MTKDLERDLGLPAVLAISIGAMIGSGIFILPALAIDTAGPGVVLAYLIAGVLVVPAALSKSEMATAMPEAGGTYIYIERGMGPLLGTIAGVGTWFSLAFKGALALVGGVPYLLIEFDLPVEPVAIGLAIVLILVNVLGAKQTGRLQIVIVAAMLAALGWFVAGGAPAVETAQFDGFFADGAGGLLAATGLVFVSYAGVTKVASVAEEVENPGRNIPLGILGSLLVTTILYVLIVAVMVGVAPLDELADTETPMAIAAEATLAEAGVIAVVIAAVLALVSTANAGILSSSRYPFAMSRDGLVPGLFAVVSDRFGTPTTAITLTGGVMIVLIAFVPILEIAKLASAFQILVFVLINFALIAFRRADLDDYDPAFESPLYPAVQLFGIASGLVLLTQMGREALLGAIVITVGSAGWYWLYARPRIDREGAAVETMRREAGQRVIERTEASLDRDAYDVLVALTEGTSEARERRLIRIAADVARKHDGRVTVVQFDEVPDQVPLDYASEIQSPADLEFEAQTDQLSASFDVPVRYGEIVSHDTRHAIVNFAAHDDADLLLMERQPGGLRHRFIGSPVEWILRRAPCDVVLVEDRPFDEIDTITVLADQSPYDPAKVRIADALASEMDATIDLVYAVEGASTGDFERTIADYHAELAALCTAPVTTEIVETDGSARDLIELGRSAEFLIMSRTPGLRNELRDGLADRVIESVECPALGVHAHESDRPGLLGRLVERFVF; via the coding sequence ATGACCAAAGACCTCGAACGAGACCTCGGACTACCCGCGGTCCTGGCGATCAGTATCGGCGCGATGATCGGCAGCGGGATCTTCATCCTCCCGGCGCTGGCGATCGATACGGCCGGCCCCGGAGTCGTCCTCGCGTACCTGATCGCCGGGGTACTCGTGGTCCCCGCAGCACTCAGCAAGTCCGAGATGGCGACGGCGATGCCGGAGGCCGGCGGGACCTACATCTACATCGAGCGCGGGATGGGGCCGCTGCTCGGAACCATCGCGGGCGTCGGCACGTGGTTCTCGCTGGCGTTCAAGGGCGCGCTCGCGCTCGTCGGCGGCGTCCCCTATCTCCTGATCGAATTCGATCTCCCGGTCGAGCCGGTGGCCATCGGGCTCGCTATCGTCCTCATTCTGGTCAACGTGCTCGGCGCGAAACAGACCGGTCGGCTCCAGATCGTCATCGTCGCGGCGATGCTCGCCGCGCTCGGCTGGTTCGTCGCCGGCGGCGCGCCCGCGGTGGAGACGGCCCAGTTCGACGGGTTCTTCGCCGACGGCGCCGGCGGGCTCCTCGCCGCGACCGGGCTCGTCTTCGTCTCCTACGCCGGCGTGACGAAGGTCGCGAGCGTCGCCGAGGAGGTCGAGAACCCGGGGCGGAACATCCCGCTCGGGATCCTCGGCTCGCTGCTGGTGACCACGATCCTCTACGTGCTCATCGTGGCCGTCATGGTCGGCGTCGCGCCGCTTGACGAGCTCGCGGACACGGAGACGCCGATGGCGATCGCCGCGGAGGCGACGCTCGCCGAGGCGGGCGTCATCGCCGTCGTCATCGCGGCGGTATTGGCACTCGTCAGCACGGCCAACGCCGGAATCCTCTCCTCGTCTCGCTATCCCTTCGCGATGAGCCGAGACGGACTCGTTCCCGGCCTGTTCGCCGTCGTCAGCGATCGGTTCGGCACGCCGACGACGGCGATCACGCTGACCGGCGGCGTGATGATTGTCCTGATCGCGTTCGTCCCCATTCTCGAAATCGCGAAGCTCGCCAGCGCGTTCCAGATCCTCGTCTTCGTCCTCATCAATTTCGCGCTGATCGCCTTTCGTCGGGCCGACCTGGACGACTACGACCCCGCGTTCGAATCGCCGCTCTACCCGGCGGTGCAACTGTTCGGCATCGCGAGCGGGCTCGTCCTCCTGACCCAGATGGGTCGCGAGGCCCTCCTCGGCGCGATCGTCATCACGGTCGGGAGCGCGGGGTGGTACTGGCTCTACGCCCGGCCGCGGATCGATCGCGAGGGCGCCGCCGTCGAGACGATGCGACGCGAAGCGGGCCAGCGCGTCATCGAGCGGACGGAGGCGTCGCTCGATCGGGACGCCTACGACGTTCTCGTGGCGCTCACGGAGGGGACGAGCGAGGCGCGCGAACGGCGACTGATCCGGATCGCCGCCGACGTCGCGCGAAAACACGACGGCAGGGTCACCGTCGTCCAGTTCGACGAGGTGCCCGACCAGGTGCCCCTCGACTACGCCTCGGAGATCCAGTCGCCGGCCGATCTCGAGTTCGAGGCCCAGACGGACCAGCTCTCCGCGTCGTTCGACGTCCCCGTCCGGTACGGGGAGATCGTCAGCCACGACACGAGACACGCGATCGTCAACTTCGCCGCCCACGACGACGCCGACCTCCTCCTGATGGAGCGTCAGCCGGGCGGGCTCCGCCACCGGTTCATCGGGAGTCCGGTCGAGTGGATCCTCCGGCGCGCCCCGTGTGACGTCGTCCTCGTCGAGGATCGCCCGTTCGACGAGATCGACACGATCACGGTCCTGGCCGATCAGTCGCCCTACGACCCCGCGAAGGTCCGCATCGCCGACGCGCTCGCCTCGGAGATGGACGCGACGATCGACCTCGTCTACGCGGTCGAGGGTGCCTCGACGGGCGACTTCGAGCGAACGATCGCGGACTATCACGCGGAACTGGCCGCCCTCTGTACGGCGCCCGTCACCACCGAGATCGTCGAGACGGACGGGTCGGCGCGTGACCTGATCGAACTCGGCCGATCGGCGGAGTTCCTCATCATGAGCCGAACGCCCGGGCTCCGGAACGAACTCCGGGACGGACTGGCCGATCGCGTGATCGAATCCGTGGAGTGTCCGGCTCTCGGCGTGCACGCACACGAATCTGACCGGCCAGGACTGCTCGGACGACTCGTCGAACGCTTCGTGTTCTGA
- a CDS encoding DUF7529 family protein, whose amino-acid sequence MAHFLEREAIARYWSDFVDDCEAIAADDREAGWETHLLSPGDVTPIADPPEHAGLDVLVPGETFDTLREWVEDDGRTFERTTVYRQARENVVFLLLSLYDEPTETAIYVPMTYHVGGAEAMIEAVRSSETITITLRPLSGDDAVQFGHDEPDLFLPPESTEDDA is encoded by the coding sequence ATGGCACACTTCCTCGAACGCGAGGCGATCGCCCGCTACTGGTCGGACTTCGTCGACGACTGCGAGGCGATCGCGGCCGACGACCGCGAGGCCGGCTGGGAGACTCACCTCCTCTCGCCGGGCGACGTTACCCCCATCGCCGACCCGCCCGAGCACGCCGGACTCGACGTTCTCGTCCCGGGCGAGACGTTCGACACCTTGCGGGAGTGGGTCGAGGACGACGGACGCACGTTCGAGCGCACCACCGTCTACCGTCAGGCGCGCGAGAACGTCGTCTTCCTCTTACTCTCACTGTACGACGAACCGACCGAGACCGCCATCTACGTTCCGATGACCTATCACGTCGGCGGCGCCGAGGCGATGATCGAGGCCGTTCGATCGAGCGAGACGATCACGATCACGCTCCGCCCGCTCTCCGGCGACGACGCCGTCCAGTTCGGCCACGACGAACCCGACCTATTCCTCCCGCCCGAATCGACCGAGGACGACGCCTGA
- a CDS encoding aspartate aminotransferase family protein, whose protein sequence is MGELPAISELHFAEEPSVSGSVPGPNARALLDRQESIEASTVAYPKSVPFAPAEAAGATVRDVDGNTFLDFFAGMSVLNVGHSNPYVLEGVEDQLGSIAHTLDFPTEPRLDLIEKLNEIAPGDLAGNATAAFGGPTGSDAIEASIKLAKHVTGGDELIAFRGSYHGGSAGALSLTAGRAFKNDVAPLLADVTHLPFPHPTRSPAPGTADEAAAICPVDGPCCEDPRCALALENVRELLEDPYSGISDPAGIWIEPIQATGGIVTPPEGFLPGLKELCERNDIPLILDEIQTGMGRTGEWWASDVYDVTPDIMPVSKSIGGVGLPLSVTVYREDYDTWGPGAHGGTFRGNVPAMVGGLRAIEYIEELDLLPRARRLGGTIQSRLEAIADRTDEIVDVRGAGLMWGAEFDPATEGVSGADRVSEIQQAAFESGVLVWSAGRDGAVLRLMPPLVVTETQLEVGLDIVESAVESAIDG, encoded by the coding sequence ATGGGAGAGCTACCAGCCATCAGCGAGCTGCACTTCGCCGAGGAGCCCTCGGTCTCCGGCTCGGTGCCGGGACCGAACGCGAGGGCGCTCCTCGATCGCCAGGAATCGATCGAAGCGAGCACCGTCGCCTACCCGAAGTCCGTGCCGTTCGCGCCCGCGGAGGCGGCGGGAGCGACGGTCAGAGACGTCGACGGCAACACGTTCCTCGACTTCTTCGCGGGGATGAGCGTCCTCAACGTCGGCCACTCGAACCCGTACGTGCTCGAGGGCGTCGAGGATCAGCTGGGGTCGATCGCGCACACGCTCGACTTTCCGACGGAACCCCGCCTCGACCTGATCGAGAAACTGAACGAGATCGCCCCTGGCGACCTCGCGGGCAACGCCACGGCCGCCTTCGGCGGGCCGACGGGCAGCGACGCGATCGAGGCCTCGATCAAGCTCGCCAAGCACGTCACCGGCGGCGACGAGCTCATCGCATTCCGCGGCTCGTACCACGGCGGGAGCGCCGGCGCGCTCTCGCTGACCGCCGGCCGGGCGTTCAAGAACGACGTGGCGCCCCTGCTTGCGGACGTCACGCACCTCCCGTTCCCGCACCCGACGCGCTCGCCGGCGCCGGGGACCGCCGACGAGGCCGCCGCGATCTGCCCCGTCGACGGCCCCTGTTGCGAGGACCCCCGATGCGCGCTCGCTCTGGAGAACGTCCGCGAACTCCTCGAGGATCCCTACAGCGGGATCTCTGACCCGGCGGGGATCTGGATCGAGCCGATCCAGGCGACCGGCGGCATCGTCACGCCGCCCGAAGGCTTCCTTCCGGGGCTGAAGGAACTCTGCGAGCGAAACGACATCCCGCTGATCCTCGACGAGATCCAGACGGGGATGGGCCGCACCGGCGAGTGGTGGGCCAGCGACGTCTACGACGTGACGCCGGACATCATGCCGGTCTCGAAGTCCATCGGCGGCGTCGGTCTGCCCCTCTCGGTGACGGTCTACCGCGAGGACTACGACACCTGGGGGCCTGGCGCCCACGGGGGCACCTTCCGCGGGAACGTCCCCGCGATGGTCGGCGGCCTCCGCGCCATCGAGTACATCGAGGAACTGGACCTGCTCCCACGCGCCCGCCGCCTGGGGGGAACGATCCAGTCCCGGCTGGAGGCCATCGCGGATCGAACGGACGAGATCGTCGACGTCCGCGGCGCGGGCCTCATGTGGGGTGCCGAGTTCGACCCCGCGACCGAGGGCGTCTCCGGCGCCGACCGCGTCTCCGAGATCCAGCAGGCGGCCTTCGAGAGCGGCGTCCTCGTCTGGTCGGCCGGCCGCGACGGCGCCGTGCTCCGGCTGATGCCGCCGCTCGTCGTCACCGAGACCCAGCTCGAGGTCGGCCTCGACATCGTCGAGTCGGCCGTCGAGTCCGCGATCGACGGATAA
- a CDS encoding succinylglutamate desuccinylase/aspartoacylase family protein translates to MAIEFDGTSVPDGSSEWVTVPIATDADMSELDLRVRVITNGEGPTIWLQGGLHGSEHVGARALRDVLLDIDPADVSGTIVGVPVANPTAFANKQRLTGVDGRDVNRSFPGSQNGYFSEMLADRLYSLALEHADYFADFHNGGNEYEVAGFCIFSETGDDLEEESVAMCRAADLPYAVGVSSEFGGSMGTELIDEGIPSAVVEAGGLGHISPEYYEMNVHAIENIAKEVGVLNGEPTTDGEFSVHSGSDWHHASAGGFFEPNVDCNDEVSEGDELARITNVEGEVVETFVAQYDGILVCMRSYPMVRPGDWALQLTPQESA, encoded by the coding sequence ATGGCAATCGAATTCGACGGGACGTCCGTCCCCGACGGATCGAGCGAGTGGGTGACCGTGCCGATCGCGACCGACGCGGACATGTCGGAGCTCGACCTTCGGGTTCGCGTCATCACCAACGGCGAGGGGCCGACGATCTGGCTCCAGGGCGGCCTCCACGGCTCCGAACACGTCGGCGCTCGCGCGCTTCGCGACGTCCTGCTGGACATCGACCCGGCGGACGTCAGCGGGACGATCGTCGGCGTCCCGGTCGCGAACCCGACGGCCTTCGCGAACAAGCAGCGCCTCACCGGCGTCGACGGCCGCGACGTCAACCGGAGCTTCCCCGGGAGCCAGAACGGCTACTTCTCGGAGATGCTCGCGGATCGGCTCTACTCGCTCGCGCTCGAGCACGCCGACTACTTCGCGGACTTCCACAACGGCGGCAACGAGTACGAGGTCGCGGGCTTTTGCATCTTCTCGGAGACCGGCGACGACCTCGAGGAGGAATCGGTGGCGATGTGTCGGGCCGCGGACCTCCCGTACGCGGTGGGCGTCTCGAGCGAATTCGGCGGGTCGATGGGCACGGAGCTCATCGACGAGGGTATCCCCTCGGCCGTCGTCGAGGCCGGCGGCCTCGGCCACATTTCTCCGGAGTACTACGAGATGAACGTTCACGCGATCGAAAATATCGCGAAGGAGGTCGGCGTCCTGAACGGCGAACCGACCACGGACGGAGAGTTCTCCGTCCACTCCGGATCGGACTGGCACCACGCCTCGGCGGGCGGCTTCTTCGAACCGAACGTCGACTGTAACGACGAGGTGTCAGAGGGCGACGAACTGGCCCGCATCACGAACGTCGAGGGCGAGGTCGTCGAGACGTTCGTGGCCCAGTACGACGGCATCCTCGTCTGCATGCGGTCGTATCCAATGGTTCGACCCGGCGACTGGGCGCTGCAGCTGACGCCCCAGGAGAGCGCGTAA
- a CDS encoding ABC transporter ATP-binding protein, translated as MSSDEAGTRAGSIGRADAPAETGPVDVAAETNRADDAVLRVEGLKKHFPVTEGIFRREVDQVRAVDGVSFAIPEGETFGLVGESGSGKTTVAKSVLRIEEPTAGTVEVAGESVTDMDKAELRSFRKNMQMVFQDPTSSLNPRKHVGEAIEEPMKVHDVGTAEERTERAKELLETVGLTEEYYYRYPNALSGGQKQRVAIARAVILNPALVVMDEPTSALDVSVQARIVDLFDRIQSEFNITSLFISHDLSLVKNVADRIGVMYLGKIVEMGETEAVFENPQHPYTRALLSAIPTISEADEARKPERIELEGEIPDPREKPTGCSFRTRCQHAFGACSNREPPFYRVEPGTDHVARCLLHDEEHAADAPAWTAR; from the coding sequence ATGAGCTCCGACGAAGCGGGGACGAGGGCCGGGTCGATCGGACGGGCCGACGCACCGGCGGAGACCGGACCGGTCGACGTCGCGGCCGAGACGAACCGGGCCGACGACGCCGTCCTCCGCGTCGAGGGCCTGAAGAAGCACTTCCCCGTCACCGAGGGCATCTTCCGACGCGAGGTCGACCAGGTCCGGGCCGTCGACGGCGTCAGCTTCGCCATCCCGGAAGGCGAGACCTTCGGCCTGGTCGGCGAATCCGGCTCCGGCAAGACGACGGTCGCCAAATCCGTCCTCCGCATCGAGGAGCCGACCGCCGGCACCGTCGAGGTCGCCGGCGAGTCCGTCACCGACATGGACAAGGCCGAATTGCGGAGCTTTCGCAAGAACATGCAGATGGTCTTCCAGGACCCCACCTCGAGTCTCAATCCGCGAAAGCACGTCGGCGAGGCCATCGAGGAGCCGATGAAGGTCCACGACGTGGGGACGGCCGAGGAGCGCACCGAGCGCGCGAAGGAGTTGCTCGAGACCGTCGGCCTCACGGAGGAGTACTACTACCGCTACCCGAACGCGCTCTCGGGCGGGCAGAAACAGCGCGTCGCGATCGCCCGTGCGGTGATCCTCAATCCCGCGCTGGTCGTCATGGACGAGCCGACGAGCGCGCTCGACGTCTCGGTGCAGGCCCGCATCGTCGACCTCTTCGACCGGATCCAGTCGGAGTTCAACATCACCTCGCTGTTCATCAGTCACGACCTCTCGCTGGTGAAGAACGTCGCCGACCGGATCGGCGTCATGTACCTCGGCAAGATCGTCGAGATGGGCGAGACCGAGGCCGTCTTCGAGAACCCCCAGCACCCCTACACGCGCGCGCTCCTCTCGGCCATCCCCACCATCTCCGAGGCCGACGAGGCCCGCAAGCCCGAGCGGATCGAACTCGAGGGCGAGATCCCCGATCCCCGCGAGAAGCCGACCGGCTGTTCGTTCCGCACGCGCTGCCAGCACGCCTTCGGGGCGTGTTCGAACCGGGAACCGCCGTTCTACCGGGTCGAACCCGGAACCGACCACGTCGCGCGCTGTCTCCTCCACGACGAGGAGCACGCCGCCGACGCGCCGGCGTGGACCGCGCGCTGA
- a CDS encoding ABC transporter ATP-binding protein, whose product MSDSLLSIENLNVSFRTEEGRAEVINGLDLALDRGETVGIVGETGCGKSVTAKTILGLLPENAEIPEGRVALDGENVLELPDGQRHAMRGKRVSMIMQDPMTSLNPVFTVGEQMVDVLKWQGRERVSITGWLRDKFRDDADLRERALEMLEEVQISAPDRVFDSYPVELSGGMRQRVLIAIALLLEPDLLIADEPGTALDVTTESKILDLLEDLTETRDTGVLYITHDLGVAKEICDRINVMYAGEIVEEAATAELFASPDHPYTRGLLDSIPRLAEEMGSGMAGGLPSYIDPPTGCRFAPRCPYAEPECSEYVPYRRTHREDHSVACHMFEGEATYEHEALLAEQVDEHVDQSDFDDDPRPVVEGER is encoded by the coding sequence ATGTCTGATTCACTGCTCTCGATCGAGAACCTGAACGTATCGTTCCGGACCGAGGAGGGGCGCGCGGAGGTGATAAACGGCCTCGACCTCGCCCTCGATCGCGGCGAGACCGTCGGGATCGTCGGCGAGACCGGCTGCGGCAAGAGCGTCACCGCGAAGACCATCCTCGGATTGCTCCCCGAAAACGCCGAGATTCCGGAAGGACGGGTCGCCCTCGACGGCGAGAACGTCCTCGAACTCCCCGACGGACAGCGCCACGCGATGCGCGGAAAGCGGGTGAGCATGATCATGCAGGACCCGATGACGTCGCTCAACCCCGTCTTCACGGTCGGCGAGCAGATGGTCGACGTCCTCAAGTGGCAGGGCAGAGAGCGCGTCTCGATCACGGGCTGGCTGCGCGACAAATTCCGCGACGACGCCGACCTCCGCGAGCGCGCGCTCGAGATGCTCGAAGAGGTCCAGATCTCCGCGCCCGACCGCGTCTTCGACAGCTACCCCGTCGAACTCTCCGGCGGGATGCGCCAGCGCGTCCTCATCGCGATCGCGCTCCTGCTCGAACCGGACCTCCTGATCGCCGACGAACCGGGCACCGCCCTCGACGTGACGACCGAGTCGAAGATCCTCGACCTGCTCGAGGACCTGACCGAAACGCGCGACACGGGCGTGCTCTACATCACGCACGACCTCGGCGTCGCCAAGGAGATCTGCGACCGGATCAACGTGATGTACGCCGGCGAGATCGTCGAGGAGGCGGCCACCGCGGAGCTCTTCGCCAGCCCCGATCATCCCTACACGCGCGGCCTGCTCGACAGCATCCCGCGCCTCGCCGAGGAGATGGGCTCCGGGATGGCGGGAGGCCTGCCGAGTTACATCGACCCGCCGACCGGCTGTCGCTTCGCGCCCCGCTGTCCGTACGCGGAACCGGAGTGTAGCGAGTACGTCCCGTATCGCCGGACCCACCGCGAGGATCACTCCGTCGCCTGTCACATGTTCGAGGGCGAGGCGACGTACGAACACGAAGCGCTCCTCGCGGAGCAGGTCGACGAACACGTCGATCAGAGCGACTTCGACGACGACCCCCGGCCGGTCGTGGAGGGTGAACGATGA